A genomic region of Columba livia isolate bColLiv1 breed racing homer chromosome 12, bColLiv1.pat.W.v2, whole genome shotgun sequence contains the following coding sequences:
- the VGLL1 gene encoding transcription cofactor vestigial-like protein 1 isoform X5 — protein sequence MEGTRKLSPKPSESKEPVKTEWGSQSVVFTYFQGDINSMVDEHFSRALSNAKNPQDLSTKHRGETVVLKNGEPLSMLDSMPPHQWNFSSHCSKPYPSSSATSVSNTALNFSAAGMAGQYQPSALRHHPTQPADSWPFPSIGTPNLTSSERCLTSVQECTMKQHSISACMTGPARLQNISQSSAPGGERKASSYQGLENPSESHATAGIQINDRRRDLYF from the exons ATGGAAGGAACAAGGAAGCTCTCTCCAAAGCCCAGTGAAAGCAAAGAACCCGTGAAAACAGAATGGGGGTCTCAGAGTGTTGTATTTACATATTTCCAAGGGGATATTAACAGCATGGTAGATGAACATTTTTCTAGAGCTCTAAGCAATGCCAAGAACCCACAAGACCTGAGCACAAAGCACAGGGGCGAGACTGTTGTCCTGAAGAACGGTGAGCCGCTTTCCATGC taGATAGCATGCCTCCCCATCAGTGGAATTTCTCTTCACATTGCTCCAAACCATATCCATCATCTTCTGCTACAAGCGTGTCAAATACTGCTCTGaatttttctgctgctggtaTGGCAGGCCAATACCAGCCATCAGCTCTGCGGCACCATCCAACTCAACCTGCAGATTCATGGCCCTTCCCTTCGATCGGGACTCCCAATCTTACCAGTTCG GAAAGGTGCCTGACATCCGTGCAGGAATGTACCATGAAGCAACACTCAATTTCTGCTTGCATGACTGGACCTGCTAGGTTACAAAATATAAGTCAAAGTTCAGCTCCTGGGGGAG agagaaaagcGAGCTCTTACCAAGGCCTAGAAAATCCCAGTGAAAGCCATGCCACTGCAG GTATTCAGATTAACGACAGAAGACGAGATCTGTACTTTTAG
- the VGLL1 gene encoding transcription cofactor vestigial-like protein 1 isoform X4: MEGTRKLSPKPSESKEPVKTEWGSQSVVFTYFQGDINSMVDEHFSRALSNAKNPQDLSTKHRGETVVLKNDSMPPHQWNFSSHCSKPYPSSSATSVSNTALNFSAAGMAGQYQPSALRHHPTQPADSWPFPSIGTPNLTSSVYHHALPDLHAVDEPTSDRKYGSLLDLLQQERCLTSVQECTMKQHSISACMTGPARLQNISQSSAPGGERKASSYQGLENPSESHATAGIQINDRRRDLYF; this comes from the exons ATGGAAGGAACAAGGAAGCTCTCTCCAAAGCCCAGTGAAAGCAAAGAACCCGTGAAAACAGAATGGGGGTCTCAGAGTGTTGTATTTACATATTTCCAAGGGGATATTAACAGCATGGTAGATGAACATTTTTCTAGAGCTCTAAGCAATGCCAAGAACCCACAAGACCTGAGCACAAAGCACAGGGGCGAGACTGTTGTCCTGAAGAACG ATAGCATGCCTCCCCATCAGTGGAATTTCTCTTCACATTGCTCCAAACCATATCCATCATCTTCTGCTACAAGCGTGTCAAATACTGCTCTGaatttttctgctgctggtaTGGCAGGCCAATACCAGCCATCAGCTCTGCGGCACCATCCAACTCAACCTGCAGATTCATGGCCCTTCCCTTCGATCGGGACTCCCAATCTTACCAGTTCGGTATATCATCATGCCTTACCTGACCTGCACGCGGTCGATGAACCGACCTCTGACAGGAAATACGGTTCTCTTCTTGATCTTCTGCAACAGGAAAGGTGCCTGACATCCGTGCAGGAATGTACCATGAAGCAACACTCAATTTCTGCTTGCATGACTGGACCTGCTAGGTTACAAAATATAAGTCAAAGTTCAGCTCCTGGGGGAG agagaaaagcGAGCTCTTACCAAGGCCTAGAAAATCCCAGTGAAAGCCATGCCACTGCAG GTATTCAGATTAACGACAGAAGACGAGATCTGTACTTTTAG
- the VGLL1 gene encoding transcription cofactor vestigial-like protein 1 isoform X2, with translation MEGTRKLSPKPSESKEPVKTEWGSQSVVFTYFQGDINSMVDEHFSRALSNAKNPQDLSTKHRGETVVLKNGEPLSMHSMPPHQWNFSSHCSKPYPSSSATSVSNTALNFSAAGMAGQYQPSALRHHPTQPADSWPFPSIGTPNLTSSVYHHALPDLHAVDEPTSDRKYGSLLDLLQQERCLTSVQECTMKQHSISACMTGPARLQNISQSSAPGGERKASSYQGLENPSESHATAGIQINDRRRDLYF, from the exons ATGGAAGGAACAAGGAAGCTCTCTCCAAAGCCCAGTGAAAGCAAAGAACCCGTGAAAACAGAATGGGGGTCTCAGAGTGTTGTATTTACATATTTCCAAGGGGATATTAACAGCATGGTAGATGAACATTTTTCTAGAGCTCTAAGCAATGCCAAGAACCCACAAGACCTGAGCACAAAGCACAGGGGCGAGACTGTTGTCCTGAAGAACGGTGAGCCGCTTTCCATGC ATAGCATGCCTCCCCATCAGTGGAATTTCTCTTCACATTGCTCCAAACCATATCCATCATCTTCTGCTACAAGCGTGTCAAATACTGCTCTGaatttttctgctgctggtaTGGCAGGCCAATACCAGCCATCAGCTCTGCGGCACCATCCAACTCAACCTGCAGATTCATGGCCCTTCCCTTCGATCGGGACTCCCAATCTTACCAGTTCGGTATATCATCATGCCTTACCTGACCTGCACGCGGTCGATGAACCGACCTCTGACAGGAAATACGGTTCTCTTCTTGATCTTCTGCAACAGGAAAGGTGCCTGACATCCGTGCAGGAATGTACCATGAAGCAACACTCAATTTCTGCTTGCATGACTGGACCTGCTAGGTTACAAAATATAAGTCAAAGTTCAGCTCCTGGGGGAG agagaaaagcGAGCTCTTACCAAGGCCTAGAAAATCCCAGTGAAAGCCATGCCACTGCAG GTATTCAGATTAACGACAGAAGACGAGATCTGTACTTTTAG
- the VGLL1 gene encoding transcription cofactor vestigial-like protein 1 isoform X1: MEGTRKLSPKPSESKEPVKTEWGSQSVVFTYFQGDINSMVDEHFSRALSNAKNPQDLSTKHRGETVVLKNGEPLSMLDSMPPHQWNFSSHCSKPYPSSSATSVSNTALNFSAAGMAGQYQPSALRHHPTQPADSWPFPSIGTPNLTSSVYHHALPDLHAVDEPTSDRKYGSLLDLLQQERCLTSVQECTMKQHSISACMTGPARLQNISQSSAPGGERKASSYQGLENPSESHATAGIQINDRRRDLYF, translated from the exons ATGGAAGGAACAAGGAAGCTCTCTCCAAAGCCCAGTGAAAGCAAAGAACCCGTGAAAACAGAATGGGGGTCTCAGAGTGTTGTATTTACATATTTCCAAGGGGATATTAACAGCATGGTAGATGAACATTTTTCTAGAGCTCTAAGCAATGCCAAGAACCCACAAGACCTGAGCACAAAGCACAGGGGCGAGACTGTTGTCCTGAAGAACGGTGAGCCGCTTTCCATGC taGATAGCATGCCTCCCCATCAGTGGAATTTCTCTTCACATTGCTCCAAACCATATCCATCATCTTCTGCTACAAGCGTGTCAAATACTGCTCTGaatttttctgctgctggtaTGGCAGGCCAATACCAGCCATCAGCTCTGCGGCACCATCCAACTCAACCTGCAGATTCATGGCCCTTCCCTTCGATCGGGACTCCCAATCTTACCAGTTCGGTATATCATCATGCCTTACCTGACCTGCACGCGGTCGATGAACCGACCTCTGACAGGAAATACGGTTCTCTTCTTGATCTTCTGCAACAGGAAAGGTGCCTGACATCCGTGCAGGAATGTACCATGAAGCAACACTCAATTTCTGCTTGCATGACTGGACCTGCTAGGTTACAAAATATAAGTCAAAGTTCAGCTCCTGGGGGAG agagaaaagcGAGCTCTTACCAAGGCCTAGAAAATCCCAGTGAAAGCCATGCCACTGCAG GTATTCAGATTAACGACAGAAGACGAGATCTGTACTTTTAG
- the VGLL1 gene encoding transcription cofactor vestigial-like protein 1 isoform X3, whose protein sequence is MEGTRKLSPKPSESKEPVKTEWGSQSVVFTYFQGDINSMVDEHFSRALSNAKNPQDLSTKHRGETVVLKNVDSMPPHQWNFSSHCSKPYPSSSATSVSNTALNFSAAGMAGQYQPSALRHHPTQPADSWPFPSIGTPNLTSSVYHHALPDLHAVDEPTSDRKYGSLLDLLQQERCLTSVQECTMKQHSISACMTGPARLQNISQSSAPGGERKASSYQGLENPSESHATAGIQINDRRRDLYF, encoded by the exons ATGGAAGGAACAAGGAAGCTCTCTCCAAAGCCCAGTGAAAGCAAAGAACCCGTGAAAACAGAATGGGGGTCTCAGAGTGTTGTATTTACATATTTCCAAGGGGATATTAACAGCATGGTAGATGAACATTTTTCTAGAGCTCTAAGCAATGCCAAGAACCCACAAGACCTGAGCACAAAGCACAGGGGCGAGACTGTTGTCCTGAAGAACG taGATAGCATGCCTCCCCATCAGTGGAATTTCTCTTCACATTGCTCCAAACCATATCCATCATCTTCTGCTACAAGCGTGTCAAATACTGCTCTGaatttttctgctgctggtaTGGCAGGCCAATACCAGCCATCAGCTCTGCGGCACCATCCAACTCAACCTGCAGATTCATGGCCCTTCCCTTCGATCGGGACTCCCAATCTTACCAGTTCGGTATATCATCATGCCTTACCTGACCTGCACGCGGTCGATGAACCGACCTCTGACAGGAAATACGGTTCTCTTCTTGATCTTCTGCAACAGGAAAGGTGCCTGACATCCGTGCAGGAATGTACCATGAAGCAACACTCAATTTCTGCTTGCATGACTGGACCTGCTAGGTTACAAAATATAAGTCAAAGTTCAGCTCCTGGGGGAG agagaaaagcGAGCTCTTACCAAGGCCTAGAAAATCCCAGTGAAAGCCATGCCACTGCAG GTATTCAGATTAACGACAGAAGACGAGATCTGTACTTTTAG
- the HTATSF1 gene encoding 17S U2 SnRNP complex component HTATSF1: MSGEDGNEEFYRQLQLQQQYEAKAEPGGEGESDPFTYVDPADGAAYEWDREKKAWFPKITEDFLATYHANYGFHADDTDSSSTSGTATESKQPVSSKTTGAQPPANEKGPQQTDPKQKAEKRKLEPGWFHVEEDRNTNVYVTGLPPDITKDEFVQVMSKCGIIMRDPQTEEHKIKLYKDKEGNLKGDGLCCYLKRESVQLALRLLDEAEIRGYKLHVEVAKFQLKGEYDASKKKKKCKDYKKKLSQQQKQLDWRPEKKDGATRMRHERIVIIRNMFHPKDFEEDPLVLNEIREDLRTECEKFGQVKKVLIFDRHPDGVASVSFKEPNEADLCKLTLNGRWFGGRQLSAETWDGVTDYQVEETAREREERLKVWGSFLEDPDAKEQQPTADSDSATSSVKQSEGTSPSKVNDTSQDVNDEAHKRENNGEGVDEDGAPSTDSSLAGSDAEADT, from the exons ATGAGCGGTGAGGACGGGAACGAGGAGTTCTAccggcagctgcagctccagcagcagtaCGAGGCCAAGGCCGAGCCCGGCGGCGAGGGCGAGTCCGACCCCTTCACCTATGTAGACCCGGCCGATGGGGCCGCCTACGAGTGGGACCGGGAGAAGAAGGCCTGGTTCCCCAAG ATAACAGAAGATTTCCTGGCAACATATCATGCCAACTATGGCTTCCATGCAGATGATACAGACAGTTCATCCACTTCTGGCACAGCAACTGAAAGTAAGCAGCCAGTAAGTTCGAAGACAACAGGAGCACAACCACCAGCAAATGAGAAAGGACCACAGCAAACAGatccaaaacaaaaagcagaaaaacggAAGCTTGAGCCAG GGTGGTTTCATGTCgaagaagacagaaacacaAATGTTTATGTGACTG GTTTACCTCCAGACATTACAAAAGACGAATTTGTACAAGTCATGTCAAAATGTGGTATAATTATGCGAGATCCTCAGACAGAAGAACACAAAATCAAACTTTACAAAGATAAGGAAGGAAATCTTAAAGGAGATGGCCTCTGTTGCTATCTAAAG AGAGAATCGGTTCAACTTGCATTGAGACTTCTGGATGAGGCAGAAATTAGAGGCTATAAATTGCATGTTGAAGTTGCGAAGTTTCAGCTGAAGGGGGAGTATGATGCaagcaaaaagaagaagaaatgtaaaGACTACAAGAAGAAGTTGTCTCAACAGCAgaa ACAGCTGGATTGGAGGCCTGAGAAGAAAGACGGCGCAACTCGAATGCGACATGAACGCATCGTTATTATCAGGAATATGTTTCACCCAAAGGACTTTGAG GAGGATCCCTTAGTCCTAAATGAGATCAGAGAAGATCTGCGGACAGAGTGTGAAAAGTTTGGTCAAGTAAAGAAGGTTCTCATATTTGAT CGACACCCTGATGGCGTAGCTTCTGTGTCATTTAAAGAACCAAATGAAGCTGATCTGTGCAAGCTGACTCTAAACGGAAGGTGGTTTGGCGGCCGCCAGCTCAGTGCTGAAACATGGGATGGTGTAACAGATTATCAG GTGGAGGAGActgcaagagaaagggaagaaaggctCAAGGTGTGGGGGTCGTTTTTAGAGGATCCTGATGCAAAGGAGCAGCAACCTACAGCTGATTCTGATTCTGCAACAAGTAGCGTTAAACAGTCTGAAGGCACATCACCATCAAAAGTTAATGACACGTCTCAGGATGTAAATGATGAAGCCCATAAAAGGGAGAATAATGGTGAGGGCGTTGATGAAGATGGTGCTCCATCCACAGACAGCAGCCTTGCAGGCAGTGATGCTGAAGCAGATACATAA